Proteins encoded in a region of the Patescibacteria group bacterium genome:
- a CDS encoding D-alanine--D-alanine ligase, with protein sequence MKKLKIALLSGGWGGEREVSLKTGEQIYKALDKKKYQIFRYDPKNNLGKFFSDALKKKFDLVFPALHGPFGEDGKLQGLLDILNIPYLFSGCLSSALAMNKYKTKVIIEKEGIEMAPDVLIRKNEKYNLNKIIKKLSLPIVVKPSELGSSVGMSIAKNKKELKKGIETAFRYDREALLEEFIKGRELTVPVMGNNPARALPVIEIIPRVSAWFDYKAKYEVGGSEEVCPAKIPAKIKTKARGQALAAYKAIGCKDLARADFIWQKGSDKLYFLEINTIPGMTATSLVPQSANAAGLPFSQFLDKLISGAISKRA encoded by the coding sequence ATGAAAAAACTAAAAATCGCTTTGCTTTCCGGCGGTTGGGGAGGGGAGAGGGAAGTCTCCTTAAAAACCGGGGAACAAATTTACAAAGCGCTTGATAAAAAAAAATATCAAATTTTTAGATATGACCCAAAAAATAATTTGGGGAAATTTTTTAGCGACGCCTTAAAGAAAAAGTTTGATTTAGTATTTCCGGCTCTGCACGGCCCGTTTGGCGAAGACGGAAAATTGCAAGGTCTGCTTGATATACTCAATATTCCTTATTTATTTTCCGGCTGCCTATCAAGCGCCTTGGCTATGAATAAATATAAAACCAAGGTAATCATAGAAAAAGAGGGGATAGAAATGGCTCCTGATGTTTTAATCAGAAAAAATGAAAAATATAATTTAAATAAAATTATAAAAAAATTATCCCTGCCCATTGTTGTTAAGCCGTCTGAACTTGGCTCATCCGTCGGCATGTCAATTGCCAAAAATAAAAAAGAACTGAAGAAGGGGATTGAAACCGCTTTTCGATACGACAGAGAAGCGCTTTTGGAAGAATTTATAAAGGGGCGGGAATTAACCGTGCCGGTTATGGGTAATAATCCGGCTCGCGCCCTGCCCGTAATCGAAATCATACCGCGCGTTTCCGCCTGGTTTGATTATAAGGCCAAATACGAGGTCGGAGGCAGCGAAGAAGTGTGTCCGGCTAAAATTCCCGCCAAAATCAAGACAAAAGCACGGGGGCAGGCCCTGGCCGCTTATAAAGCCATTGGCTGCAAAGATCTGGCTCGAGCGGATTTTATTTGGCAAAAGGGGAGTGATAAGCTTTATTTTTTAGAAATAAATACTATCCCGGGCATGACCGCCACTTCTTTAGTCCCGCAATCGGCCAACGCCGCCGGCCTGCCTTTCAGCCAATTCTTAGATAAACTAATAAGTGGCGCCATCTCCAAAAGGGCTTAA
- a CDS encoding NUDIX domain-containing protein has product MPKKERFKVYSAIYLVLIRDEQILLQRRYNTGYQDGNYGLVAGHLERGETTKQCLTRETKEEANIVLSPEDLEVIHVMHRLTPVREYFDIFLRAQKWAGDITNMEPNKCDDLKWHKLNDLPENMVPEVKFALENIGKNIYYSEFGWPA; this is encoded by the coding sequence ATGCCTAAAAAAGAAAGATTTAAAGTATATTCAGCTATTTATCTTGTTCTCATCAGAGATGAGCAAATATTACTGCAAAGGCGGTATAATACTGGCTATCAAGATGGTAACTATGGTTTAGTGGCTGGCCATCTTGAAAGGGGCGAAACAACTAAACAATGCTTAACCCGTGAAACTAAAGAAGAAGCTAACATTGTCTTAAGCCCGGAAGATCTCGAGGTAATTCACGTTATGCACCGGCTTACACCTGTGAGAGAATATTTTGACATTTTTCTGCGCGCCCAAAAATGGGCTGGTGATATTACGAACATGGAGCCGAATAAATGCGACGATCTTAAATGGCATAAACTTAATGACCTACCAGAAAATATGGTGCCGGAAGTAAAATTTGCCCTTGAGAACATTGGCAAAAATATATATTATAGCGAGTTCGGCTGGCCGGCTTAA